From the Catenulispora sp. GP43 genome, one window contains:
- a CDS encoding aldehyde dehydrogenase family protein → MSETKKKAAKAVKPAKAAPATAAAKTAKTAESAKAAKAVSATVAAEAAPAVEAAATAPAAPIASTSSRSSVRKTYKLYIGGAFPRSESGRSYAVTASTGEFIANAAQASRKDARDAVRAARAAQPGWAKATAYNRGQILYRIAEMLEERRDQFAQQIAGVEGITTDAAYAQVDATVDRWVWYAGWSDKLAQVLSAANPVAGPYWNISSPEPTGVVALLAPATPTLLGLTSVIAPAIVGGNAVVAVAPDASALPAVTLGEVMATSDLPGGVVNILTGGTAELAPWLASHLDVNALDLAGVPAGSDLARDLEIAAAENLKRVVRPTAGQDWTTDPGLSRMKPFLETKTVWHPIGI, encoded by the coding sequence ATGTCTGAGACGAAGAAGAAGGCCGCCAAGGCGGTCAAGCCCGCCAAGGCCGCGCCGGCGACGGCTGCCGCCAAGACGGCCAAGACCGCCGAGAGCGCCAAGGCCGCCAAGGCGGTGTCGGCGACGGTTGCCGCCGAGGCCGCTCCCGCGGTCGAGGCCGCCGCGACCGCCCCGGCCGCGCCGATCGCCTCCACCTCCTCCCGTTCCTCCGTGCGCAAGACCTACAAGCTCTACATCGGCGGCGCCTTCCCGCGTTCGGAGAGTGGACGGAGCTACGCCGTGACGGCGAGCACTGGTGAGTTCATCGCCAACGCGGCGCAGGCGTCGCGCAAGGACGCGCGCGACGCGGTGCGCGCCGCCCGCGCGGCCCAGCCGGGCTGGGCCAAGGCGACGGCGTACAACCGCGGCCAGATCCTGTACCGGATCGCGGAGATGCTGGAGGAGCGCCGCGACCAGTTCGCGCAGCAGATCGCCGGCGTCGAGGGGATCACGACGGACGCGGCCTACGCGCAGGTCGACGCCACCGTCGACCGCTGGGTCTGGTACGCGGGCTGGTCGGACAAACTGGCGCAGGTGCTCAGCGCGGCCAACCCGGTCGCCGGGCCGTACTGGAACATCTCCTCGCCGGAGCCCACCGGCGTGGTGGCACTCCTGGCCCCGGCCACGCCGACGCTGCTCGGACTGACGTCGGTGATCGCCCCGGCGATCGTCGGCGGCAACGCGGTCGTGGCCGTGGCCCCGGACGCCTCGGCGCTCCCGGCGGTCACCCTCGGCGAGGTGATGGCGACCTCCGACCTGCCCGGCGGCGTCGTCAACATCCTGACCGGCGGCACCGCGGAGCTGGCCCCGTGGCTGGCCTCGCACCTGGACGTGAACGCCCTGGACCTGGCAGGCGTCCCGGCCGGCTCGGACCTGGCCCGCGACCTGGAGATCGCGGCCGCGGAGAACCTGAAGCGCGTCGTGCGCCCCACCGCCGGCCAAGACTGGACGACGGACCCGGGACTGTCCCGCATGAAGCCGTTCCTGGAGACGAAGACGGTCTGGCACCCGATCGGCATCTGA
- a CDS encoding aldehyde dehydrogenase family protein — translation MFEYAPAPESRSVVDLKPSYGLFIDGEFTEGSGGAFKSVNPATEEVLAEVAMADAADVDRAVAAARRAYDQVWSKMPGAERAKYIFRIARIIQERARELAVLESLDNGKPIRESRDVDIPLAAAHFFYYAGWADKLGYANLGPNPQPLGVAGQVIPWNFPLLMLAWKVAPALACGNTVVLKPAETTPLTALLFAEICQQADLPPGVVNIVTGAGATGAAVVSHPGVDKVAFTGSTEVGRMIAKQVAGTSKKVTLELGGKAANLVFDDAPLEQAIEGIVDGIFFNQGHVCCAGSRLLVQESVAEEVVDRLRERMKTLRVGDPLDKNTDIGAINSAEQLARIRTLTEAGEAEGAKRWSPPCELPERGFFFAPTIFTGVSQAHRIAREEIFGPVLSVLTFRTPAEAVEKANNTAYGLSAGVWTDKGSRILWLAQRMRAGVVWANTFNRFDPTSPFGGYKESGYGREGGRHGLEAYLDV, via the coding sequence TTGTTCGAATACGCCCCGGCGCCCGAGTCCCGCTCGGTCGTCGACCTGAAGCCGTCCTACGGTCTGTTCATCGACGGCGAGTTCACCGAGGGCTCCGGCGGCGCCTTCAAGTCGGTCAACCCGGCCACCGAGGAGGTGCTGGCCGAGGTCGCGATGGCCGACGCCGCCGACGTGGACCGCGCCGTGGCCGCCGCGCGCCGCGCCTACGACCAGGTCTGGTCGAAGATGCCCGGTGCCGAGCGCGCCAAGTACATCTTCCGGATCGCGCGCATCATCCAGGAGCGGGCCCGGGAGCTGGCCGTTCTGGAGTCGCTGGACAACGGCAAGCCGATCCGGGAGTCGCGCGACGTCGACATCCCGCTGGCCGCCGCGCACTTCTTCTATTACGCCGGCTGGGCCGACAAGCTCGGCTACGCGAACCTGGGGCCGAACCCACAGCCGCTGGGCGTCGCCGGCCAGGTGATCCCGTGGAACTTCCCGCTGCTGATGCTGGCGTGGAAGGTCGCGCCGGCGCTGGCGTGCGGCAACACGGTGGTCCTCAAGCCCGCCGAGACGACCCCGCTGACCGCGCTGCTGTTCGCGGAGATCTGCCAGCAGGCCGATCTGCCGCCGGGCGTGGTGAACATCGTCACCGGCGCCGGGGCCACCGGCGCGGCCGTGGTCTCGCACCCGGGCGTGGACAAGGTCGCCTTCACCGGCTCGACCGAGGTCGGCCGGATGATCGCCAAGCAGGTCGCCGGCACCTCCAAGAAGGTGACCCTGGAGCTCGGCGGCAAGGCGGCGAACCTGGTCTTCGACGACGCCCCGCTGGAGCAGGCGATCGAGGGCATCGTCGACGGGATCTTCTTCAACCAGGGGCACGTCTGCTGCGCCGGGTCCCGGCTGCTGGTGCAGGAGTCGGTGGCCGAGGAGGTCGTGGACCGGCTGCGCGAGCGGATGAAGACGCTGCGCGTGGGCGACCCGCTGGACAAGAACACCGACATCGGCGCCATCAACTCCGCCGAGCAGCTGGCCCGGATCCGGACCCTGACCGAGGCCGGCGAGGCCGAGGGCGCGAAGCGCTGGTCGCCGCCGTGCGAGCTGCCCGAGCGCGGGTTCTTCTTCGCCCCGACCATCTTCACCGGGGTGTCGCAGGCGCACCGGATCGCGCGCGAGGAGATCTTCGGGCCGGTGCTGTCGGTCCTGACGTTCCGGACCCCGGCCGAGGCCGTGGAGAAGGCCAACAACACCGCCTACGGCCTGTCCGCCGGCGTGTGGACCGACAAGGGTTCGCGGATCCTGTGGCTGGCCCAGCGGATGCGGGCCGGCGTGGTGTGGGCGAACACGTTCAACCGCTTCGACCCCACCTCGCCGTTCGGCGGGTACAAGGAGTCCGGGTACGGCCGCGAGGGCGGGCGCCACGGTCTGGAGGCTTACCTCGATGTCTGA